The DNA sequence GCATCATGCCCCGGGGAtacctttttttataagtaaaagaacaGATCCAAATGTGCCCTGGGGACATGTTTTACGAAGATAATTCTGGATCATGATGATTTCCACTCCCCTTTTGCAAACGACTAAACCTTGTGCCTGCTTCAACTTCCCATTTACTTGGGCTACCTAGTTCCAATGAATTTTATAGAGTGGGTTTgcattttctttcactttttagttttatatttttcttctagAAGTAACAAATGTTTTTACTcgcacaaaaaaaataaaaaagtaacaaaagccttgctaaaattaattatatatacgtGTGCATTATCATCACAAGCAGTTACAATCAAAACTAAGAGTGATAAAACCTGAAAATGAATGACCCTGGAAATCTCCGGAAGCAGAAATCTCATAAAGATCTAAGAAACATAGCTTTAAGCAAGTTCCATTAAGTTGCACCATCAGATGCATAgtagttctttttcttttttttgataagttgcaTATGATAAGTTGAATGGTAATTCCTTTCAGAACAAAGTATACCCATAAGAATAAGCAGAACTGAACCCCAAATATCACCTCTCAAGATGACTGAACTCCCTCTCTGAGAAGCTAAAACCTCCAGAACTGTCCTTGGCATCACCAAATGCAATCCAAATAATGATAAGCTAACGACCTATGTGTGACTATAGAATaaactataatatttttctcgTCATCATTCCTAGTTCTGACTTGCCAGGCAACAGATCATTCCCTAACCCTATTCTCTGCAGTTTTTGGTTAAGAGCAAAAATGCACCATCCTTCCCTATCCTTTGAAATTAGAAACAAGTCTGTATACACCTATTCTTCAAAACAACCTAACCAAACCATCTACCAAAACCAAATCATGGTGCTATCCCCTACCTggaaataatcataaaaataaataaataaaaaaattaaaaaaaaaaaattgagaagtcTTCTTAAGTTTTAGGCTACCAATCAGAAGGCTGCTTCCAGGTAGACAATTAACAGCTtgaaatgtttttatctttGATAGGTCAAAAATAGTAGCACtcctactattttttaaaatattccaaAAACTCAAATTCCCAGGAAACAACATAGAAACTGTTAACGATCAATTTTAGATGTCGAATGTGATCCATGAACAATAGTTGCAAAATCCAAGCTGTAGATGACAATTCTATAGGGCTGGGCATATATTTCTTCAAATCATATGCAATATAGATCAGCAAAAATTTTATAACTAACCCATTCATGTTGAGAAGTAGTTTTGCAGTTGTCCTATGTGTGTGCTCTACAAGAAACGGCACAGCATCCACCtgaaaaaaatcacatgtaTTTAAGATCATTTTCAGCTGATATATGGATATTTTTACTCAAAACATAAGTAATGAAATGTGAAAATCTCTCACTCAATTAGATGTGGGAAATAACAAGAACTACTCTTATGAAACACTACCGTTAATTTGTGCTTGGTTCTGAACTTTAGTCACTATTGTGGAAGTGGGAGTGGAATcagcaaagggaaaaagagtcaatcgaaaaatgaaaaatgaaaaaaaattgaaaaaaagatgTTTTAAAAAGAGGCACATGACAAGAAAAACTCGGGCTAAACAATGATTGGTAAAACTATTGTCATTATTCTCAAAACTCAAAGCACAGCTATTACCTAATAGGCTTTTTCTTGAAGTAAACCCATACGACGTAAATATAAAAGAACCACATCATTAAAGACACACATAAACAGGACAAGTATTCTTAGGTGTATGTGCTGTGTGCTCCATGTTTGAACATACGTATGCAGGTGACTCTCCAATCAGATAGAAATTCATCTAACTGGCACCAAATGATAGGTTATAGACATGGACGCAGGGTTTTATGACTTTTGTTTCCTACCTATTTACATCATTCAAATGTAAATAGATCAAAAGCTGGGTTTGTAAGCAAACTAAAACAGAAATCCATGTCAAATTTTTGTCAGTTGCCAAACCTCCATAACAAATACTGAATGCTCCAAGAGAGTTGTAAGGGAGGAACATACCAGATGGACATAAAAATCGTCAACTATAGTTCCATTTTTTTGTAGAAGCATCGATTGGAGATGAGCTTTAGATCTATGCAATACTTGAGCAACAAGAGATAAACTGTCAGCACCTGCACATCTTTCCTGTGACACAAAGATGATATTATTTGTAGGCAAACACATACAACAAGATACAAGGGGCTTCAGTCATACTTTTAAGTAACCAAATACATAGTGCCAAGCATATGGATGACAAAGCATTATAACCAGTTTAACcacagaaaaggaaagaaaaaaagcaacCCATAGGACACGTGGTTGCTAGTAATCACTATGACTAAGTATAAGCATCCATTGGATCAATTATAACAGTTCACACACCCATATTTCTGAAATTGCTCTGTGTTTCTTTCAAAACCACAAGGTCAATGCTTGAAAAACAAAGGCCATTTTCCATCATGAACATTTCTGCGACCACCTTTGCAGTCAGGTTTGCCAACTATAGAAGAAGCAACAAACCTTACGAGTACTGGAGTTGTAATTTCGGCTAAGACACCACTGTGATACTCAGAATGGGCATACCCACGAAGCAGCAATAGACAAGGAATCTCCTACGAAGCTTGGACAGAAGCTTGCTTTTCCTCCATCTACATAAAAATTCTAGTTCCAAAACGTGCATTCACTCAATCACATTTTACGCATCTGTAGATGGTCAACAACATTGGAACTAACCAAATTTCTACCAGGATCCCTTTGGAGAATAATTACACATATTTCCACTCCTTGATGCAGAAAGATGAGCAAAGACACGAGAAACCACATTCCAGATTGCTTAGGCCGTTATCAATAACAGGAGGGTAATTATGAGAATGGCAAACTTGTACTAAGTACATGATCATTCTACTAAACTTGGTatcttttttttatgagtaagatAAATTTTACTTATGATAGAAAGGGATATCATCTTGGTACACAGAAGCATGCACAAATCCACTCAACAAACAAAAGGGAATAGGTGTAACAATTAGATATTTGAATAAATACCTTGAGACCGAAAGATGTTCCTGGAAAGTGCCCAAAATTTGTACTGGATGGACTCATAGATGTAACATCCGCATTCGTATATGATGTGTTCAAGGAGGTGGGTGAAGAGGACTGGTATTTTATCCACTGATCACAATCTTGTGTTATTCTGGATAAGGCTGTCTTTAGCCGATCTGAGTATCACAAGGGTATTAATGATCTTTAAGTATGTTTCAGGTCAAACTGGGGATCAACTACAGACATATTGATATATGAACACAACCAGAAATAAGCTGAGTTAAAGAATCAATGAACAGATAAAAGGGTGTAACATGATTGTAGAAATTTGCTAGACAGAATTACTCAAAAGTTTTTGAGAAAACAGAATTACTTACAATTAAGAGAGTCAGTTAAGCTTTTTCCACTTGAGCTGGGATTTTGCTGACCAAAtgtttcaaatacaaaatagaaaaaaacccCAAACAGCTGGCATACTCCCTGAAACAATATACTAAATCAGGAAAAACTATTTAGAGAGAAATTGCAAGAATTATCAGGCTTTTTATCAAAGAGTTCAACAACTGGAGGCATTGGAGCAGAAGAGGTAAATATCAAAGAGAGAACCATACCTTGAAAAACTCAATATTCACTATTTCTAATTTCTGCATAAGCCTTGCATATTTATCCATGGACCTGAAAAGTAAAATACATAAAGCTGAATGCAACTGGACAGAAAAACAGAATGTTATGATGCCTGAGGAGAAAGTATATTTGTTCAGTACTAGTAGAAGAGAAGTTCACCTTAGAAGACAAACAGAGGATCCTGTTTGGGCTGTTATCTCTTCGTGTTTCCAATGTGAAGAGTATCTTCTTGGAAGATTGGGTTTTGAAATTCGACTTGGAAGTTGACTGTCCTCATCAATAAAGTCTGCAAGAAGATCTTCGTTTTCATCCTCGGAAATAGATTCAGAGCCATTGATTTTATTTACATCACTCTTTCGTGGTGAGAACTTATCACCATGAGAACTGTCACTTATATTTCCATCAAATTCACTGCAGATAGTCCCATTAAGTGGGGAAGTATGGCCTTCTTTGGAAGCGTATGCTGCTTTTTGCAGAAACGGATTTCCACTCTCAAGCCAATGTAAAAACCCATGCTTCGAACTGGTATCAACCAAGCTTGCTGATTTATTGGAAGGAAGCACCCTGGCATTACCAGAGTTCCCAGCAGATGGAACAATTATGGGTGCTCCATCACCAAGAAGCCCAGGAAAACTTATTACTTGTACCGTATCTGGTGGCAAGTTTTGCCAAttttccttttccaaaaccATTTTAAGTGCctagaaggggaaaaaaaattttgaaagatcaaaCGGTACCATATGGGTTGGGTTCTGCAGAGTGCTAAGGATAAATTTGAGGAAGAAAGTAACCCAAATATAAATGACCAATAATTAGCAAAAATTTGCTGACAGTAAGGGAAACAAAGCACCAAAATGTAGAAGGCTTGAATCTTGAAACTTGAACTACATACATATTTAATACTTTTCATCTTATGGCGTGTTATTAACAGTATTCATGTAGTGAATGCAGTCAGTTTCGTGATCGTTATTCATCCCTTACCTATTGGCACGTGACCAATGTGGTTTCCAAACCATTAGGTAGTGCATTCTTCAAAAGCAGAGAGAGAAAACATCTCCTAATATtcttgaattcaaaaaatatgaaaagagtgataatttaataataagcAAAATGAACTTTGATAATTAAGAATCATACTTTAGAGATCAGCTGTACCTCGTGCAATGTATGTACATCTAGCACGGAACATATCAAGAAGTAtgatattaaaagataaaaggaACTGATAAAGCAAACTTACGTAAATATTCTGCCGATGAAATGCTACAAAATAGTTTTCACAAACAATCTTCAACTTCTGTCTGAACTCAACCGCTTCAACTCCACAGAAGGCTTCCCCAGCTAAGATGAAGACATTCAGATCTTCATAATTTTTCAAGAATTGGTGAATGCTTGTAGAGCAAACAGCAACAGAAGAAAGCAATACAGATATACGACTAGTTGTGAGTTGCCAAAGATTCTTGCGTCCTCTCTGAAGGGTTTGTGAAACAAATGCTGTAGCATCTTTCCGCAGTTGATACCATGGGGATCCACTACTAGATGCCGTACTATAATCCTTCCTAGCCTCATCAATTGTATTTTGAGAGTCTAAACTAGTCGTAACGTTAGttttggtagtctcaactaaaCAGCTGGTGCTCGTAGATTCTTCCGGAGATGAACCAGGCTTTCCATCAACAGATTCCAAGAGAGAGCCATTAATTTCTTGGGAATTTAAAGAATTTCTTGCATCCGAATCAACTTGTGGAACCCCTCCTGAACTCAAACAAATGTCCTTTTCCTTCTGTTCTGTATTTGAAGTTTGACCTGCCAAATCCTGAAACAAAGATATAACCGTTTCAACCTTGAACAAAATCAAGAGCAACAAACTAACTGAGATTTGAAAGCAAAAAAAGAGGATCTCAAGTGAAAAAAACCACATACGTAATAAAGCTTAACAATAAATAATACCCATGAATGTACATATGTAATTCATAAGCACTACAGGTAGCATGAAGGGCGtcaaaacaggaaataaatcaGGGGAACGTCATACAGGATGGCCCAATCAAGTTCAAGGACAAAAGTTTTGAGCAAGGAGAATTATCCTCATTATGGTTGAAGCCACgataaggagaagaaaaatgCCAAATGGAATGTGCAACAATATGGCTCTAATCAAGCTTAATAACCAGAAACAGATCAAGAAGcagcgcccccccccccccccccccccccccaaaaaaccaCTGTTTAACATAAGGCTTCAGTGAGTTGAAATTTGCTTCAGGCCACACTGGAGAAGGCAAATTCAAAACAATTAGAGATGGTTTCATCTCATCCGATTTCATCTAATcacatctcaacatccaaacaccactcaaacatacacttttcaatttcaaattttcatctaatcattatctaatcatgACAACTTTGCCaatcttccaaacaaaacacaaaaaaaaattcaaccttttcaaatcccaagacaaaaataatattaaaaaattatattctaataatattttaattttataatatttttattcaactttctctctcttctttcccaaaaccccatTGAAAATATAACTCcaaccattttactactattcacaaaccattttactattattcagatttcttatcttatctcattccccaagcatCCCCTTGTAGAGTACAATGTAATCAAAttgcataatttaaaaaaagatataaaatagAGGAAAACAGGTTCAGGAGTATTAAAGGGCATGTTTGGTAATCAAGAACTTCTCAAGATTTTCTAGGAATTCTCTCTCAATCCAAACATCTTTATACCAGAACCATCTAAATAATCAAAACATCGTGGGTTCCGTAACAAACACATTCCAAAACAACTTTCACAGAATTGAAAAAACCTCTCACAAAAATGCACTTCTCTATCACATTTTGCAATGGGTCCCACCACTTTCACAGAACACCATAAAGctcatctttaaatttttttggataTTTCAGAGTTTCAAGAAATCCTTACATCCAAATATCCCGTAAGTTAACCAGCCAAGAATAGACGGTTAATTATTCAGATAAAACTTAAACTATTTGTAAGTACTAAAAGGACTAATACTGAATCTTATGCAAAACAGCACACAAGTCACCTAAGGGAAAACCAATTAATATTCGGCTTATGTAAAAGGAATAGGAGTCTACCTTATTGTCCAGCTGAAAGCCCATAATCTCATAATATGAACACATCAACTTGAATAAAACAGCT is a window from the Carya illinoinensis cultivar Pawnee chromosome 14, C.illinoinensisPawnee_v1, whole genome shotgun sequence genome containing:
- the LOC122294527 gene encoding syndetin isoform X3: MNLVRELEKDLKIANVICMNGRRHLNSSMNEVSRDLIVNSNSKKKQALLDMLPVLTELRHAVDMQVALESLVEEGNYCKAFQVLSEYLQILDSFSELSAMQEMSRGVEVWLGKTLQKLDSLLLGVCQEFKQEGYLTVVDAYALIGDVSGLAEKIQSFFMQEVLSETHSVLKNIVQEDQEVMENTRLTYSDLCLRIPESKFRQCLLATLAVLFKLMCSYYEIMGFQLDNKDLAGQTSNTEQKEKDICLSSGGVPQVDSDARNSLNSQEINGSLLESVDGKPGSSPEESTSTSCLVETTKTNVTTSLDSQNTIDEARKDYSTASSSGSPWYQLRKDATAFVSQTLQRGRKNLWQLTTSRISVLLSSVAVCSTSIHQFLKNYEDLNVFILAGEAFCGVEAVEFRQKLKIVCENYFVAFHRQNIYALKMVLEKENWQNLPPDTVQVISFPGLLGDGAPIIVPSAGNSGNARVLPSNKSASLVDTSSKHGFLHWLESGNPFLQKAAYASKEGHTSPLNGTICSEFDGNISDSSHGDKFSPRKSDVNKINGSESISEDENEDLLADFIDEDSQLPSRISKPNLPRRYSSHWKHEEITAQTGSSVCLLRSMDKYARLMQKLEIVNIEFFKGVCQLFGVFFYFVFETFGQQNPSSSGKSLTDSLNYRLKTALSRITQDCDQWIKYQSSSPTSLNTSYTNADVTSMSPSSTNFGHFPGTSFGLKERCAGADSLSLVAQVLHRSKAHLQSMLLQKNGTIVDDFYVHLVDAVPFLVEHTHRTTAKLLLNMNGYVDRIANAKWEVKELGLEHNGYVDLLLGEFKHYKTRLAHGGIRKEVQDHLLEYGVEIVAETLIEGLSRVKRCTDEGRALMSLDLQVLINGLQHFVSVNVRPQLQMVEAFIKAYYLPETEYVHWARGHPEYSKSQIVGLINLVATMKGWKRKNRLDVLEKIEV
- the LOC122294527 gene encoding syndetin isoform X1, encoding MQPNLFPFGTVLGNPFLFNGDLSEGFESSRVFFLVPFLLFQGGGMDLSKVGEKILSSVRSARSLGLLPSTSDRPEVPARVAAAAAVAHALAGLPPHQRFDLPSSSEGLRSIYGIRPSGQVVEELEEDFYGEDFDPIRHVLENIPSDENDLAYFEKQAALRLAQLDKVAESLSHHVMEHHEVMVKGMNLVRELEKDLKIANVICMNGRRHLNSSMNEVSRDLIVNSNSKKKQALLDMLPVLTELRHAVDMQVALESLVEEGNYCKAFQVLSEYLQILDSFSELSAMQEMSRGVEVWLGKTLQKLDSLLLGVCQEFKQEGYLTVVDAYALIGDVSGLAEKIQSFFMQEVLSETHSVLKNIVQEDQEVMENTRLTYSDLCLRIPESKFRQCLLATLAVLFKLMCSYYEIMGFQLDNKDLAGQTSNTEQKEKDICLSSGGVPQVDSDARNSLNSQEINGSLLESVDGKPGSSPEESTSTSCLVETTKTNVTTSLDSQNTIDEARKDYSTASSSGSPWYQLRKDATAFVSQTLQRGRKNLWQLTTSRISVLLSSVAVCSTSIHQFLKNYEDLNVFILAGEAFCGVEAVEFRQKLKIVCENYFVAFHRQNIYALKMVLEKENWQNLPPDTVQVISFPGLLGDGAPIIVPSAGNSGNARVLPSNKSASLVDTSSKHGFLHWLESGNPFLQKAAYASKEGHTSPLNGTICSEFDGNISDSSHGDKFSPRKSDVNKINGSESISEDENEDLLADFIDEDSQLPSRISKPNLPRRYSSHWKHEEITAQTGSSVCLLRSMDKYARLMQKLEIVNIEFFKGVCQLFGVFFYFVFETFGQQNPSSSGKSLTDSLNYRLKTALSRITQDCDQWIKYQSSSPTSLNTSYTNADVTSMSPSSTNFGHFPGTSFGLKERCAGADSLSLVAQVLHRSKAHLQSMLLQKNGTIVDDFYVHLVDAVPFLVEHTHRTTAKLLLNMNGYVDRIANAKWEVKELGLEHNGYVDLLLGEFKHYKTRLAHGGIRKEVQDHLLEYGVEIVAETLIEGLSRVKRCTDEGRALMSLDLQVLINGLQHFVSVNVRPQLQMVEAFIKAYYLPETEYVHWARGHPEYSKSQIVGLINLVATMKGWKRKNRLDVLEKIEV
- the LOC122294527 gene encoding syndetin isoform X2, with amino-acid sequence MQPNLFPFGTVLGNPFLFNGDLSEGFESSRVFFLVPFLLFQGGGMDLSKVGEKILSSVRSARSLGLLPSTSDRPEVPARVAAAAAVAHALAGLPPHQRFDLPSSSEGLRSIYGIRPSGQVVEELEEDFYGEDFDPIRHVLENIPSDENDLAYFEKQAALRLAQLDKVAESLSHHVMEHHEVMVKGMNLVRELEKDLKIANVICMNGRRHLNSSMNEVSRDLIVNSNSKKKQALLDMLPVLTELRHAVDMQVALESLVEEGNYCKAFQVLSEYLQILDSFSELSAMQEMSRGVEVWLGKTLQKLDSLLLGVCQEFKQEGYLTVVDAYALIGDVSGLAEKIQSFFMQEVLSETHSVLKNIVQEDQEVMENTRLTYSDLCLRIPESKFRQCLLATLAVLFKLMCSYYEIMGFQLDNKDLAGQTSNTEQKEKDICLSSGGVPQVDSDARNSLNSQEINGSLLESVDGKPGSSPEESTSTSCLVETTKTNVTTSLDSQNTIDEARKDYSTASSSGSPWYQLRKDATAFVSQTLQRGRKNLWQLTTSRISVLLSSVAVCSTSIHQFLKNYEDLNVFILAGEAFCGVEAVEFRQKLKIVCENYFVAFHRQNIYALKMVLEKENWQNLPPDTVQVISFPGLLGDGAPIIVPSAGNSGNARVLPSNKSASLVDTSSKHGFLHWLESGNPFLQKAAYASKEGHTSPLNGTICSEFDGNISDSSHGDKFSPRKSDVNKINGSESISEDENEDLLADFIDEDSQLPSRISKPNLPRRYSSHWKHEEITAQTGSSVCLLRSMDKYARLMQKLEIVNIEFFKGVCQLFGVFFYFVFETFGQQNPSSSGKSLTDSLNYRLKTALSRITQDCDQWIKYQSSSPTSLNTSYTNADVTSMSPSSTNFGHFPGTSFGLKERCAGADSLSLVAQVLHRSKAHLQSMLLQKNGTIVDDFYVHLVDAVPFLVEHTHRTTAKLLLNMNGYVDRIANAKWEVKELGLEHNGYVDLLLGEFKHYKTRLAHGGIRKEVQDHLLEYGVEIVAETLIEGLSRVKRCTDEGRALMSLDLQVLINGLQHFVSVNVRPQLQMVEAFIKAYYLPETEYVHWARGHPEYSKSQIVGLINLVATMKGWKRKNRLDVLEKIE